Part of the Salmo trutta chromosome 2, fSalTru1.1, whole genome shotgun sequence genome, ATCTATTATAAATTATTTTGGATTGTAGACcttacacacatactgacacacacttaAAAAATGGACCAACAATTGTGGACTTTTGCATTAATTCTTATTTTATGTTGATTGAGCTTTCATTACACTGTGTAATAACACTGGAGTTGAAGACTGGAGATCTTCACTCTCATAGCAGCAAGGTAGTATGGAAACAAATCAGGTTATTTGGCCGGACAACAAATAATCTGTCTCTTTGGATGTCAATGTTTAAAAATTCATAAAAAGCTGCAGCGTTAATTTCTATTTTACACAACTTATATGCAAACATTATTTTGCCAATATTTATACAAATACAACAGTAGTTTGTAAAATGGATTTTAAGGAATATATAAATGATTAGCAACACGAGTCCATCATTCTCCCAGGATGGCATTGCAATGAAAAATAAATCCAACATGGCTGGAATGCAGTTTGCCTCTAAACAAATCCCTCTGTATAAGTACTACTAGTCCTTTCAGAGATGTGTCCCTTCTCGTGGAGTCATTATCTTCTTCTTCATCATCGCCATCAAGGTCATCTCAGCCTGATTTAATACTGAGGTGACAAGTGAACACTCGCCCAAGCCCTTTTCTGTCAATAAACAGCATGACAAAGGTACCCCATCATACCGCCATACAAAGTGAAGGAGAGAAGCTTGTGACATTACAGGAAAGTCCATACAATACCACAAATAGTCACAGTACATAAAACATATGTACATGAAAACAACTAGGCACACACATGTCAACCATTCAGCTCAATTTGATATTTTTTGTAAAAACAAAGCAAAGAACTAGAAAAGAGGTCTGTGGCACCTTAAGGAGCTTTAGAAGTAATGTTAGCAGCTTGATCCAATACCAAAATATTGCAATATTGCAGTGTTTCTTACATACACATTCAACATGGTTCAATGGTACCACTGAAGCTTATAATGAAGGTTGGCATGAATTGCTAAAGGTCTGTGTCTCTCACTGAAGAAACCCTTGTATCAGATACTCAATAATCCATCAGTGGACACAATAAGTGCCTTCTGAAACCATAAAAAGTATAAAATATGGAGGATATAAAAATATCAGTATCCCAAGCACTTGAACCTTATAAGCTACTCCAATACATTTTCTCAAATTTGATATATAGTTCTCGGATTACTTTTTCATTATCAAGGGTTAATAAAGTGATAATgtcagagaagccggtgtttggaggatatattggcacaggtgttgttaggcccgagacaaagTTGAGTAacaaacatattcaaataatgattgacatattttcattaaaaacgttattttgatgaatttattcatactatttcatccttccacaagacatatgctcccgagtggcacagtggtctaaggcactgcatctcagtgcaagaggcatcactacagtccctggtttgaatccaggcggTGTCACATCcgcctgtgattgggagtcccacagggcggagcacaattggcccagcgttgtccgggttttgccggggtaggcatcattgtaaataagaatgtgacttgcctagttaaataaaggttaaataaaataaataaaattgtcccgacacaaatctagggttgcttcCCAAGCCGGCTGTTAATTTggtctatcggttcggttgccagggACGAGACTCAGTCCTTTTGTTAtgcatctatggacgcgacccagatGTTAGTTCaaaatgttcttatcccttgcttgctagctagccaactacggctaacttacagtcacgtcaaacagtgcagccagaataacaacaaagtattgtttaagctgttttctagtgacatttatttgtataCATCCATATGAGCCAAAGATGCgcgattttgcctggcatagaaaatgtccTCTCTCGTCAAGACACCGTTGTTCAGTGGAGCTAGAAAACAACActgctaacacaatcacttcaaacttaagctggaaagacagcaaactagctgcatttcgtttcgtttgacctgtttctattgacatttctttgtatatatccataaaaattatgccagcggagtcatgatttcgactggctgagaaacgctgcctgcctgtctgtctggtcttgacatgttcattactatgggacagctggagatcgaatttcaatattgaacatttcaaatgtcgtggagacagacagcaaggtttatacaaatctcagctgttgaaaatcaaatgctagtctaaaagaaatgggaggtaatgtctagatgctttttatagtggagatcaagtttatataTTGCCTCGGTGGGCTAATAAGACAGTGGATTGCAAAGtaagatggaacagagtaaataggcatttcaacatcatagttttagctggtggtaacttgtggaatagacactggctggaatgcgcttttaaccaatcagcatccacccgttgtataaaagtcaAACAAATTGTCAGCATAGATATAGATGCTAAGGAATTTGGCATATGTAAAATGACTGCAATGATGTGAAAATAGAGTCTTTAATATCTGACAGATAGACCCCTCAATGAGACACACGGAACATTTGTGCAAGTAAAGCAAAAATTAAATGTTGATAGTAAAACACTGTAAAAACTGTacctgtaaaaataaaacatttaatattgTATTTACACGTTAATTTTCTCTAAAGAGGTAACTTTGACATCTATACTTTCTGTAATAAAGATATTTTAAAGAAGAAAAAAGTATTGGAGGAAACAAAGGCAATCCATTTTCCAAAAGTGCTAAGATTAAAATAAATCTGGCTTACCAAACATTTTATGTAAAACTACAAATCTTCAAGACACACTGACAGCACACACCTCCATAACACTTGAAAACATTACACAGACATTCAGCTTCCCCTTTCAATGACATCACGTGGCCCTTACTAAAGTTATATTATTTTCAGTCAAGAAATGTTGAAGGAACAGGGGGGATTCAAAGCAGTTTTTTGCCTTAATGATTATTTTTAACAGAGTAGAACAATGTCATGTTTTGCTCCAAGGGAAAACACTGCTGGACAGTCTGTGTTATGTTAAATTAATGAGTTAAAGTAAACACTTCATACCAATTGTACAGTCACTAAACTGGGCACACAGACTTTTCTTTAAACATACAAGTTGGAGCTAAAGCTACAACCTAAAGTGGACCTCACTGTAAATGAACAGCCCAACTACTGTACTTTTTCGGTCATTATGATCAAGCGAATCAATATTACTCCCATAGGTTACATGAACATACAGAGTTAGTTTACatgaaaatgtaatgtttttaggATTATAAAAATGTACTTGAATTATATCCAAATAGTTAATCAACTAAGACAAAGGTTTCTCACATAATATTTAACTATTTCAAATGGGATCTATGTATAAAAGTGATTTACGGTTTACATGACAGAATTAAATAGTAAAACTTGATTAATTAAACTGGATATGCAGTATGTTGCTACTATTAATCAAAATGCTATAGGCACAGATTGCTTGCTTGTAATCAGCCCTGCTGTACTGAAACGAACGAGGTTGAAAGTTGTGTGTGAGGTCCTCATTTTCAGACCTTCTCCCTTTGAGTGAGGCAAAGACACTTATAAATGCCACTTCTCGAAGAAGGGTACAAAATACTGTAAAATATATCCATTAAAGGCAAAGGTTGACTTTCATCTGAAGACAACACTCTCCATCACCATAGCATTACATCCCAGGTTTATCAATATCATTCCTCAATGATGGGTTTGAATTGATCTAGATACTTAGATCTCAGTTGtaactaaaaaatatatattctctgAGAGCCATACGCTATCATTGAGCAAAGCAGAAACAGAGGTGTTTAGATTTTCagatgcacacgcacgcacacatgcacagtcacacacacacagcgccaaGAACACAAGTTCCTAAAGACTGGCAGTGACCTAAGCCGTTTCATCTAACATAGCTGTTCAGGAACAGTTTGACGGCAGCAGAGTCAGTGCCTCTCAGCACAGTGTTACTGTCACTTCTTGAACAGACCAACCATGTCTAGTTTTTAATTTTGCAGTTCAAGTGAGAAATGTTTCcattacacacactatacatGAATGAAAGTATACTAACACAAACTCTGTCTCTGACCAAAGAGTGTCTTGAACCCATGCTGGTAGTAATATAGGCATGTCCTCTCACCGTCATCCATAGTTCATCATTGCTAGTTTCTACTGTATATCATACAGCACTATGCAACACAATGTACAAAATTGACAAGATCATTCTGAGCGACTAAAAACCAAACCTCAGAAACACTCTACAACCATGGCAGCTGAGAATGAACTCAAGCCGAATTCATATCATGCAGAGAGGTGTGCAATCCAGTACTTTATCTAAACCTACAATGTCAAAACAACTGCTACCTAAGTTGGTGCTAAGGGGCTACTTCAGGGACTGGTAAGCTAAAGTAGTCATGTATCAGTCTTATTGAAACAGCAATTGTGGGGAAGCATTTTCTATGCTGAGCAGAAAATGATTGATATGCTGTCTGCCATTGGTCGATATACTTATATTTGAGGAATCCTTATTTGTGAATGGTACTGTATAACAAGGGCAATGTCATTCCTGGCTGGCTGTAATATTGTATTTACATTCTCTACCTGTTAATAAAATGTATGTTCTGTCTTCACCTGACAAACTAACAACTTTTGTAGTTAAAACTCTAAAGATAGCTTATGTCATATGGATGCAAGCTTATGTCATTttcacaaaataaaaacccaaatATTGTAATTGTATTATTATGGGCCTTGAAAATAATCTTGGATTACTGGATCCTGACTTGAAATTTAAAGTTGGGACATTACTTGGCACTGAGTAAATGAACAACCTGTCACATATGACATTAAAAGTGCTTTGCATTCATTTCTCTGAATGTCTGCATGTGTGAGGGAAAAATCTCCCATTCACACATGATTAATCCATCCCACCACCTTGATGAGTTGTAACAGACAATTCTGTTCTGACCCCTCTATAGTCTCCCAGATTGCAGAGAAGAGGACCCTCACATAGACAATCACTTAATTGCCCTTGACTGGAAACACAAACACGTGAAGTAGGCACACACAAACCTGCGCATACACATTCAAGGTGACCAGATATGTTTACAGATCCCACAGGAGGCTAGTGAGGGGAGTAAGGCTCATAATAATTGCTTGAATGGAGTGACTGAAatggataccattccatttattcagttccagccattactatgagcccgtcctcacCAATTAAGGTGCCTCTAGCCACCTGTGACAGACACCCATCTAGCACTTCAAACTGCACAATGGATATATTTTTCTTTGTAACTGGTGGCTCAACTTCACTTGTTTCCTGCTGTTGAAATATTGCTAACATTATCCTTGATTTGATGCATGATTGGGTTATAGTTCCCCATACTATTTCTAACCTCATATCCGGTATTAACACCTGTTGACTGTGGAAAGACAAATTGCCCCCAGTTATGTGGCAGTGCTTTATTGTTGTTTCTATTGTCTGGTTCCATTTCAGTCCTTAGTCCCTTCCACTAGCTCCTGGCCTTTGATAACCACAGTTATGAAATgactggataggtgaaagcatAGATGATGGCTCAACAACCTTAATCCAAGTGGAGATTTTACAATTTTGCTTTCCAATCCAGTCCATAAAACAAAGCAGTAGGTAGCAGCAAAAGGCTAGGGGCCGAAATGGTACCGGGCCTATGTTAATAATCTTGCCTTAAAAAGTTATATTATCTTGTCACCTTTTATATGAAATAAATTGAAATGAGGATGAACAACTTAGTCTATTTCTGGTTCAGTTATTTCAAGGGTCTATAGGGGAACAACTAGGCAGCAGCAATGTTTACAACCATCAGCAACAGCATGACACTATTCTGCCTGGCAATTCAGTCCATATTTGGTTGACTTTGGTTTTGATAGGGTAACAGGGATGGTTCTCACACTATCTTCCAAAAGCGGCTTTTCAGTACCTTATGTCTAATAACGTATGATTCCAATTGCTTGAAATCCTAAAACAAAAAACGATAACAaagacatttttaaatgttttgcatTGCTGACATTCAACATCACACAAAGTGCTATATGAAAATATGGTTAAATCGACAAACTAAGTTAAAGGAATTGCAAGGCAAGATAGAAATATAAATACAATATAGAAATACATCACTGTAATCTCATTCCTACATAAATTAATCTATGGAAAACTCCAAAACCCTAGATATGTTTGATTGTTGTTGTGTATACTAAAAGGGACTGTGTCAGTCATCAGCATTATAGTGGTGAATTTGTAAGGGTGGTGATATAGCATTGTTGACACTAACCAAATGAAATGTCATCCATTATCCCATGGCTTGAGCTATGTGGTTGAGCCAAACTACTTGTTTATCTGTATTTAAAGAATCCCATAATTGTTGAACAGAAGTGCAATTATGGAGTAGTTTTGTGCAGACACATGAAAAAAATTGTTACTgctataaaaatacaaataagcttattttttttatcaacctgtgtgtgtgtgtgtactgtaagtgtgtgcatgcgtggattatgggtatgcgtgtgtgtttgtgttttgtcatCTCACTGGAAGGCCTGGTGGAAGCGGGGCAGCGTGGTGGTTGTGCTCAGGTTTGAGGAATAGGAGGAGTGGCCAAGGAGGGGGCTGATACCCCCCCCACTTCCCGCTACCTTGTGGGAATCCGGGGGCTGGGGCGGTAGCTGGACGAGAGACAGTGCCTCCTCTGGCAGGTAGGGGAACCCGCCTAAACCCCCGCCGGCTGCCGGCTGGTGCCCATACGGGGGGCCATTCAATGGCAGGAAGTTGAAGAGCTGTGAGAAGTCGACCAACGAGGAAGAGGCCAGCGACTCACCCACTGCCACGATTTTGGACAGAGACACATCGCCGGGCGAGGTCTCATCCAACAAGCCCACCTGGGAGTCCAACTCCAGTTTGGAGGCGGAGGATAGCTGGGCCCCCTCAGCCCAGGAGGGCATGCCACTCTGCAGTTCCATCAGATACGTCTCCAGTTCTTCCTTTAGATTCTGCTCCCTCTCCAGGGTGGAGATGGAGTATGAGGTAAGGTTGGAGCCCAGCTGGTACTTTAGGGAGAAGGGGTGTGGGGGATTGGGCTCTATGTCCAGGGGGGGCATGGTGGGGCAGTGGTGCTGGGGAAGGAGAGGGCCGCCGTAGAGGTTGAGCTGGAGCTGCCTGCGCGGCACTGACATGGTGGCCAGCTCACCCTTGACACCTCCAGCCATCCCGTTGGAGAAGGGGGATGCCAGCGAATCGTCTGGCTCCGTCTTGACCCTCAGCAGCTCGCGGACGTGGCTTTTTTTCACATGACGCGTCAGGTGGTCCTTCCGGCCGAATCGCTGTGCGCAGTACTGGCACAGGAAGTCCTTACGGCCCGTGTGCACCACCATGTGGCGCCGCACGTCCTTGCGCGTGATGAAGCGGCGCTCGCAGAGCTCGCACCTGTGCTTCTTGTCTTTGGTGCCGCCCGAGGCCTTGCCGGCGTGGGTCTTGAGGTGCTCCAGGAGCAGGCCTGTGCTGGCGAATGGCTGCAGGCACACCTGGCAGGTGAGATCTCCGCTGTTGGCCGCATGCAGGGCCAGGTGGCGCTTGAAGCCCAGCTTGGTGTTGTAGCTCTTGCTGCATTCCTGGCAGGTGAAGGCCTCCTTGTTGGGGTCGTGAGTGTGTAGGT contains:
- the LOC115155092 gene encoding zinc finger protein PLAG1-like: MATGTQGHLDHISDKARLAVATGRRKRAEGGKPRKNFPCQLCEKAFNSVEKLKVHSYSHTGERPYRCSHQDCTKAFVSKYKLLRHMVTHSPEKTHKCTYCEKMFQRKDHLKNHLHTHDPNKEAFTCQECSKSYNTKLGFKRHLALHAANSGDLTCQVCLQPFASTGLLLEHLKTHAGKASGGTKDKKHRCELCERRFITRKDVRRHMVVHTGRKDFLCQYCAQRFGRKDHLTRHVKKSHVRELLRVKTEPDDSLASPFSNGMAGGVKGELATMSVPRRQLQLNLYGGPLLPQHHCPTMPPLDIEPNPPHPFSLKYQLGSNLTSYSISTLEREQNLKEELETYLMELQSGMPSWAEGAQLSSASKLELDSQVGLLDETSPGDVSLSKIVAVGESLASSSLVDFSQLFNFLPLNGPPYGHQPAAGGGLGGFPYLPEEALSLVQLPPQPPDSHKVAGSGGGISPLLGHSSYSSNLSTTTTLPRFHQAFQ